One window from the genome of Pempheris klunzingeri isolate RE-2024b chromosome 7, fPemKlu1.hap1, whole genome shotgun sequence encodes:
- the nono gene encoding non-POU domain-containing octamer-binding protein — protein MQGNRGSHQNHGPSRPGEQKRPGGTNTNGQQPEPGDQTNPNEALTLDLQSFRKPGEKTFTQRSRLFVGNLPTGVTEEDLEKLFDKYGKANEIFINKERGFGFIRLETRIIAEIARAELDDTPFRGRPIRVRFATHGAALTVKNLPDFVSNELLEEAFAVFGQIERAVVIVDDRGRPTGKGIVEYTSKPAARKALDKCSDGAYLLTAFPRPVTVEPMEQYDEEEGLSEKLINKNQQYHKEREQPPRFAQPGSFEYEYAMRWKALMEMEKQQYEMVDRNMKEAQEKLEAEMEAARHEHQVMLMRQDLLRRQEELRRMEELHNQEVQKRKQAELRQEEERRRREEEMRMRNEEMMKRQQENFRGNFPESREQDMRMHMGNHGMPMNRNSMGGNSGPAGTPGMAAENAPMMPGPGNNNMPGGGQGGFPRGLPGSGDYGPNKQRRF, from the coding sequence ATGCAAGGAAACAGAGGCTCCCATCAGAACCACGGGCCCAGCCGCCCGGGAGAGCAGAAGAGACCCGGAGGAACAAACACCAACGGCCAGCAGCCCGAGCCCGGCGACCAGACCAACCCGAATGAGGCCTTAACCCTGGACCTGCAGAGCTTCAGGAAGCCCGGGGAGAAAACCTTCACCCAGCGGAGCAGGCTGTTTGTAGGAAACCTGCCGACCGGAGTCACCGAGGAGGACCTGGAGAAGCTGTTCGACAAGTACGGCAAAGCCAACGAGATCTTCATCAACAAGGAGAGAGGCTTCGGCTTCATCCGGCTGGAGACCAGGATCATAGCAGAGATCGCCAGGGCCGAGCTGGATGACACTCCGTTCAGAGGCAGGCCCATACGGGTGAGGTTTGCAACACATGGTGCTGCCTTAACTGTGAAAAATTTGCCAGACTTTGTGTCCAacgagctgctggaggaggccTTCGCAGTGTTTGGTCAGATAGAAAGAGCCGTGGTCATAGTGGACGACCGAGGGAGGCCCACGGGGAAGGGGATAGTGGAGTACACCTCAAAGCCAGCTGCAAGGAAGGCTCTGGATAAGTGCAGTGATGGTGCCTATCTTCTCACAGCTTTTCCCCGGCCTGTCACAGTGGAGCCTATGGAACAGtacgatgaagaggagggactGTCAGAAAAGCTCATAAACAAAAACCAGCAGTATCACAAAGAGCGCGAGCAGCCACCGAGGTTTGCTCAGCCGGGCTCCTTCGAGTACGAGTACGCCATGCGCTGGAAGGCCctgatggagatggagaagcAGCAGTACGAAATGGTGGACCGCAACATGAAGGAGGCCCAGGAGAAGCTGGAGGCCGAGATGGAGGCGGCCAGGCACGAGCACCAGGTGATGCTGATGAGGCAGGACCTGCTGAGGCGGCAGGAGGAGCTGCGGAGGATGGAGGAGCTCCACAATCAGGAGGTGCAGAAGAGGAAGCAGGCCGAGCTCcggcaggaggaggagcgccggaggagagaggaggagatgaggatgCGCAATgaggagatgatgaagaggcagcaggagaaCTTCAGAGGCAACTTCCCTGAAAGCAGGGAGCAAGACATGAGGATGCACATGGGCAATCATGGGATGCCCATGAACAGAAACTCAATGGGCGGCAACTCTGGTCCTGCCGGCACCCCCGGCATGGCTGCTGAGAACGCCCCCATGATGCCGGGGCCAGGGAACAACAACATGCCCGGAGGGGGCCAGGGTGGCTTCCCCAGAGGCCTCCCCGGGTCTGGGGACTATGGACCTAACAAGCAACGCAGATTTTAA
- the pold2 gene encoding DNA polymerase delta subunit 2, whose amino-acid sequence MFSDLSAQKESSSLLRQPTSEDQGPVFERTSLAYSPCSERYKVGERNFNRQYAHIYATRLMQMRPLLSERAQQKWGSDALIRKLCDLQTGEQCCIVGTLFKRMELQPSILREISDEHNLLPQPARAKFISETDELILEDELQRIKLEGKIDRDKCVTGSVIAIYGAERNDGKFTVEDFCTADLPPQKPRPALSSDRFVLLASGLGLGNSHADSMLGLQLLVDMVTGQLGDQGEQSGAATISRVLLAGNLLNQSTQDKDASTKPKYLTKKTQAGSVEAMRLLDELLLQLVTSVPVDVMPGQNDPTNYTLPQQPLHRCMFPLSSVYPTLQLVSNPYVADFDGVRFLGTSGQNVSDIQKYSSMDSHLEILEETLLLRHLAPTAPDTLGCYPFYQKDPFIMEECPHIYFSGNAPTLESKLIKGPDGQEVLLVTVPEFSSTQTACLVNLRTLECEPVSFSAFSADDDEESEMNVSH is encoded by the exons ATGTTCTCCGACCTGAGCGCCCAGAAagagagctcctctctgctccgaCAGCCCACCTCCGAGGACCAGGGCCCGGTGTTTGAGAGGACGTCGCTGGCCTACAGCCCCTGCTCCGAGCGCTACAAAGTCGGGGAGCGGAACTTTAATCGTCAGTATGCTCACATTTACGCAACACGGCTTATGCAGATGAGGCCCTTGCTGTCAGAGAGAGCCCAGCAGAAGTGGG GGTCAGATGCGCTCATCAGGAAGCTGTGTGATCTCCAGACAGGGGAGCAGTGTTGCATCGTGGGAACCTTGTTCAAGCGTATGGAGTTGCAGCCATCTATTCTGCGAGAGATTAGCGATGAG CACAACCTGCTGCCCCAGCCTGCACGAGCCAAGTTCATCAGTGAGACAGACGAGCTGATTCTGGAGGATGAGCTGCAAAGGATCAAACTGGAGGGCAAAATCGACCGAGACAAGTGTGTCACAG GTAGTGTTATTGCTATATATGGAGCAGAAAGGAATGATGGGAAGTTCACAGTCGAGGACTTTTGCACGGCTGATCTCCCTCCACAGAAACCCAGACCTGCACTCAGTTctgacag GTTTGTGCTCCTGGCCTCAGGACTCGGTCTTGGCAATAGTCATGCCGACAGCATGCTGGGCCTACAGTTGCTCGTTGACATGGTAACCGGTCAGCTTGGTGACCAGGGGGAGCAGAGTGGGGCCGCCACAATTTCCAGGGTCCTATTGGCTGGAAACCTCCTGAACCAAAGCACCCAGGACAAAGACGCCTCAACCAAG CCCAAGTACCTCACCAAGAAGACTCAGGCTGGCAGCGTGGAGGCCATGCGTCTGCTGGatgagctgctgcttcagctggtG ACCTCTGTTCCAGTGGATGTCATGCCGGGCCAGAATGACCCCACCAACTACACCCTCCCACAGCAGCCTCTCCACCGCTGTATGTTCCCCCTGTCCTCGGTGTACCCCACACTGCAGCTTGTCTCCAATCCATACGTAGCTGACTTTGATGGAGTGAG GTTTCTGGGCACATCAGGCCAGAATGTCAGCGACATTCAGAAGTACAGCAGCATGGACAGTCACCTGGAAATACTGGAGGAGACGCTGCTACTCCGACACCTGGCCCCTACAGCACCAGATACTCTAG GTTGTTACCCATTTTACCAAAAAGACCCTTTCATCATGGAAGAGTGTCCCCACATATACTTCAGTGGCAACGCTCCAACCTTGGAGTCAAAGCTCAtcaaag GTCCTGATGGCCAGGAAGTCCTTTTGGTTACTGTTCCGGAGTTCAGCAGCACCCAAACGGCATGCTTGGTCAATTTACGCACTCTTGAATGTGAGCCAGTCAGCTTCTCGGCCTTCTCTGCTGACGACGACGAGGAAAGTGAGATGAACGTCAGCCACTGA
- the npc1l1 gene encoding NPC1-like intracellular cholesterol transporter 1 isoform X2 has translation MARVAALITFLTCMVLSEAQHEPGYCAFYEECGRNPSIPVGGALIPPKVPCLNYSLARHLTGPHYKKLKEVCPILDHGENNTYACCSINQLKSLEMSLTLSKAVLVRCPSCAENFAHLHCINTCSPNQSQIVKVTKVMNITTPGKTKEAVVGYQAFLTTTFADASFQSCKNVKIPATGSFAIATMCGRYGAKLCNPQHWYDFQGDSSNGLAPLDIDFNLVKEGDTAGLPAGVIPYNGRALKCNETTPSGGEVCSCQDCQESCPKMPPPPLPPGPFRLLGTDGFLIISIILFCLLIFAFLFYLSVAFWMRSQKKKDAEKGKRKRKGKDQNSNDVTQPVIHPSEVTCADRNSLAAQAFLSSEFQHWGTLMATYPLTVLLLSAVVVAVFSAGLKSLELTTDPVELWSAPNSRARQEKDFHDTYFDPFFRTNQLILTAPGRKGHIYDSLMFGPQNFSGLISKDLVIELLELQKQIQNIEFWSDDLNRTVSLKDICFAPLNPSNPSLTDCAVNSLPQYFQNSLDNINAKVNMTVLGQTKEVDWRDHLTYCLNSPLSFRDTTGLGLSCMADYGAPVFPFLAVGGYENDDFTNAKAFILTISLNNYARNNTKFKLAMQWETEFLKIVQDYQKNPANNFTFAYMAERSLEDEINRTTAEDIPIFMISYAVIFVYIAVALGEYSSWKRILVDSKFLVGLGGILVVGCSVLASMGFYSWIGIPSSLVILQVVPFLVLAVGADNIFIFVLEYQRDVRRPGEKREEQIGRVLGNVAPSMLLCSLSESVCFFLGALSTMPAVKSFALYAALAVLMDFILQMTAFVALLSLDARRQDNNRCELFCCVRVSTQRPNKPNEGFLLPFMRKYYAPVLLHRYTRIIVMLVFIFMFCGSLFLMFNVTVGLDQELAMPKGSYMLDYFQYLYKYFEVGAPVYFVTKKGFNFTSEEGMNAVCSSAGCDQFSLTQKIQYATNYPHLSYLGISSNSWVDDFIDWLNPGSKCCRLYTIGPNTGMFCPANQSGFLCNRKCMAIPSDGILRPDAEEFNRFLPDFLGNRPDLQCPKGGLGAYDKAVVRDQNGEIIGVHCCAAEDQRAGPQHHHGHEEHIRHLT, from the exons ATGGCCCGTGTCGCAGCCCTGATCACTTTTCTCACTTGTATG GTGCTGTCAGAGGCCCAACATGAGCCGGGCTACTGCGCTTTCTATGAGGAGTGTGGTCGTAACCCGTCAATACCCGTAGGAGGAGCCCTCATTCCTCCTAAAGTCCCCTGTCTGAACTACAGCCTCGCCCGTCACCTCACTGGACCGCACTACAAGAAACTCAAAGAG GTGTGTCCCATTTTGGACCATGGAGAGAACAACACGTACGCCTGCTGCTCCATCAATCAGCTGAAGTCCCTGGAAATGAGTCTGACCCTGTCCAAGGCAGTGCTGGTTCGCTGCCCTTCCTGCGCTGAGAACTTTGCCCACCTGCACTGCATCAACACCTGCAGCCCCAACCAGTCCCAGATAGTAAAGGTCACAAAGGTCATGAACATCACAACCCCGGGTAAGACTAAGGAGGCCGTGGTAGGCTACCAGGCATTCCTCACCACCACCTTCGCAGATGCCTCCTTCCAGTCCTGTAAAAATGTCAAGATCCCCGCCACTGGGAGCTTTGCCATCGCCACAATGTGTGGTCGATACGGCGCAAAGCTGTGCAACCCCCAGCACTGGTATGACTTCCAGGGAGACTCCAGTAATGGCCTGGCTCCACTGGACATCGACTTCAACCTAGTGAAAGAGGGTGACACTGCGGGACTGCCAGCAGGCGTGATTCCCTACAATGGGCGAGCTCTGAAGTGCAATGAGACCACACCGTCCGGGGGTGAGGTCTGCTCCTGCCAGGACTGCCAAGAGTCGTGCCCGAAGATGCCGCCGCCTCCGCTGCCCCCCGGCCCCTTCAGACTGCTGGGGACGGACGGCTTCCTCATAATTTCTATCATCTTATTCTGTCTCCTGATATTTGCCTTCCTTTTCTACCTGTCCGTCGCTTTCTGGATGAGGTCTCAGAAAAAGAAGGATGcggagaaaggaaagagaaaaagaaaaggcaaagacCAGAACAGTAACGATGTGACTCAGccagtcatccatccatcagagGTGACGTGTGCCGACAGAAACAGCCTGGCCGCTCAAGCTTTCCTGAGCTCAGAGTTTCAGCACTGGGGAACTCTCATGGCCACTTATCCCCTCACG GTGCTCCTGCTGTCGGCCGTAGTCGtggctgttttctctgctggcCTCAAGTCCCTTGAGCTCACCACTGACCCAGTCGAGCTGTGGTCTGCTCCCAACAGCCGAGCCCGCCAAGAGAAAGACTTCCACGACACATACTTTGACCCTTTCTTCAGGACCAACCAGCTGATCTTGACAGCACCGGGCAGAAAAGGCCACATATACGACTCTTTGATGTTTGGGCCGCAGAACTTCAGCGGGCTTATATCCAAAGATCTCGTCATTGAGCTGCTGGAGCTCCAGAAACAAATACAG AACATTGAGTTCTGGTCAGATGATCTGAACCGCACAGTGAGTCTGAAGGATATTTGTTTTGCGCCGCTGAACCCATCCAACCCGTCCCTAACGGACTGTGCAGTCAACAGCTTGCCACAGTACTTCCAGAACAGCCTCGACAACATTAACGCTAAGGTGAACATGACAGTGCTGGGACAGACCAAAGAGGTGGACTGGAGAGACCACTTAACCTACTGCCTCAA CTCCCCCCTGTCCTTCAGGGACACCACCGGTTTAGGTCTGAGCTGCATGGCAGATTACGGAGCTCCGGTCTTCCCCTTCCTGGCTGTGGGAGGCTACGAGA ATGATGACTTCACCAATGCTAAGGCTTTCATCCTGACCATCTCCCTTAACAACTATGCTCGCAACAACACCAAGTTCAAGCTGGCCATGCAGTGGGAGACAGAGTTTCTTAAAATTGTCCAGGACTACCAGAAAAACCCCGCCAACAACTTCACCTTCGCATACATGGCAGAG AGGTCTCTGGAGGACGAGATCAACCGGACAACAGCGGAGGATATCCCCATCTTCATGATCAGCTATGCTGTGATCTTTGTCTACATTGCTGTGGCACTGGGGGAATACTCATCATGGAAACGCATACTG GTGGACTCCAAGTTTCTGGTGGGTCTGGGTGGGATCCTGGTGGTGGGCTGTTCTGTTCTGGCCTCAATGGGCTTCTATTCCTGGATCGGCATCCCCTCCTCCCTGGTCATTCTGCAGGTCGTCCCTTTCCTGGTGCTCGCCGTCGGAGCTGACAACATCTTCATCTTTGTCCTGGAgtaccag AGAGATGTGCGGAGGcctggagagaagagagaggagcagattgGTCGTGTCCTTGGAAACGTGGCTCCCAGCATGCTCCTGTGCAGCCTCTCTGAGTCTGTCTGCTTCTTTCTAG GGGCCCTGTCCACCATGCCGGCGGTGAAGTCCTTCGCTCTGTACGCTGCTCTGGCCGTGCTCATGGACTTCATCCTCCAGATGACAGCTTTTGTGGCGCTGCTGTCCCTGGACGCCCGGCGCCAAGACAACAACCGCTGTGAGCTGTTTTGCTGTGTTAGGGTGTCAACTCAGCGCCCCAACAAACCAAATGAGGGCTTCCTGCTTCCCTTCATGAGGAAATACTACGCCCCTGTCCTACTGCACCGTTACACCAGAATCATAGTG ATGTTGGTCTTCATCTTCATGTTCTGTGGATCCTTATTCCTCATGTTTAATGTGACCGTGGGTCTGGATCAGGAGCTGGCTATGCCTAAG GGCTCTTATATGCTGGACTATTTCCAGTACCTGTACAAATACTTTGAAGTCGGAGCCCCCGTTTATTTCGTAACAAAAAAAGGCTTCAACTTCACCTCCGAGGAAGGCATGAATGCAGTGTGCTCCAGCGCGGGCTGCGATCAGTTCTCGCTAACCCAGAAGATCCAGTACGCCACCAACTACCCTCATCT ATCCTACTTGGGTATTTCGTCAAACTCTTGGGTGGATGATTTCATCGACTGGCTCAACCCTGGATCCAAATGTTGCCGTCTGTACACAATCGGCCCAAACACTGGAATGTTCTGTCCCGCAAACCAAT CTGGTTTTCTATGCAACCGCAAGTGTATGGCTATCCCTTCTGATGGCATCCTCAGGCCCGACGCGGAAGAGTTCAACCGCTTCCTCCCCGACTTCCTGGGTAACAGGCCTGACCTGCAATGCCCCAAAGG TGGCCTCGGTGCTTATGACAAAGCTGTGGTGAGAGATCAGAATGGAGAAATTATAG GAGTTCACTGCTGCGCTGCAGAAGACCAGAGAGCTGGCCCACAACATCACCATGGGCATGAGGAACATATCAGGCACCTCACCTGA
- the npc1l1 gene encoding NPC1-like intracellular cholesterol transporter 1 isoform X1, translating into MARVAALITFLTCMVLSEAQHEPGYCAFYEECGRNPSIPVGGALIPPKVPCLNYSLARHLTGPHYKKLKEVCPILDHGENNTYACCSINQLKSLEMSLTLSKAVLVRCPSCAENFAHLHCINTCSPNQSQIVKVTKVMNITTPGKTKEAVVGYQAFLTTTFADASFQSCKNVKIPATGSFAIATMCGRYGAKLCNPQHWYDFQGDSSNGLAPLDIDFNLVKEGDTAGLPAGVIPYNGRALKCNETTPSGGEVCSCQDCQESCPKMPPPPLPPGPFRLLGTDGFLIISIILFCLLIFAFLFYLSVAFWMRSQKKKDAEKGKRKRKGKDQNSNDVTQPVIHPSEVTCADRNSLAAQAFLSSEFQHWGTLMATYPLTVLLLSAVVVAVFSAGLKSLELTTDPVELWSAPNSRARQEKDFHDTYFDPFFRTNQLILTAPGRKGHIYDSLMFGPQNFSGLISKDLVIELLELQKQIQNIEFWSDDLNRTVSLKDICFAPLNPSNPSLTDCAVNSLPQYFQNSLDNINAKVNMTVLGQTKEVDWRDHLTYCLNSPLSFRDTTGLGLSCMADYGAPVFPFLAVGGYENDDFTNAKAFILTISLNNYARNNTKFKLAMQWETEFLKIVQDYQKNPANNFTFAYMAERSLEDEINRTTAEDIPIFMISYAVIFVYIAVALGEYSSWKRILVDSKFLVGLGGILVVGCSVLASMGFYSWIGIPSSLVILQVVPFLVLAVGADNIFIFVLEYQRDVRRPGEKREEQIGRVLGNVAPSMLLCSLSESVCFFLGALSTMPAVKSFALYAALAVLMDFILQMTAFVALLSLDARRQDNNRCELFCCVRVSTQRPNKPNEGFLLPFMRKYYAPVLLHRYTRIIVMLVFIFMFCGSLFLMFNVTVGLDQELAMPKGSYMLDYFQYLYKYFEVGAPVYFVTKKGFNFTSEEGMNAVCSSAGCDQFSLTQKIQYATNYPHLSYLGISSNSWVDDFIDWLNPGSKCCRLYTIGPNTGMFCPANQSGFLCNRKCMAIPSDGILRPDAEEFNRFLPDFLGNRPDLQCPKGGLGAYDKAVVRDQNGEIIASRFMAYHTPLTNSQEFTAALQKTRELAHNITMGMRNISGTSPDFEVFPYTVTNVFYEQYLTIVPEGLFNISLCLLPTFVVCCLLLGLDLRSGLLNLITIIMIIVDTVGVMTLWSIDYNAVALINLVTAVGISVEFVSHMTRSFALSTKLTHVERAKEATANMGSAVFAGVAMTNLPGILVLAFAKAQLIQIFFFRLNLVITLLGLAHGLIFLPVLLSYFGPGVNKAVLLQLQQAKPKELEMRNNTKQVYDNLSYEGNDTKQDPDSSSTKAPTDGSRLSHMTGNQEEKEERIDHF; encoded by the exons ATGGCCCGTGTCGCAGCCCTGATCACTTTTCTCACTTGTATG GTGCTGTCAGAGGCCCAACATGAGCCGGGCTACTGCGCTTTCTATGAGGAGTGTGGTCGTAACCCGTCAATACCCGTAGGAGGAGCCCTCATTCCTCCTAAAGTCCCCTGTCTGAACTACAGCCTCGCCCGTCACCTCACTGGACCGCACTACAAGAAACTCAAAGAG GTGTGTCCCATTTTGGACCATGGAGAGAACAACACGTACGCCTGCTGCTCCATCAATCAGCTGAAGTCCCTGGAAATGAGTCTGACCCTGTCCAAGGCAGTGCTGGTTCGCTGCCCTTCCTGCGCTGAGAACTTTGCCCACCTGCACTGCATCAACACCTGCAGCCCCAACCAGTCCCAGATAGTAAAGGTCACAAAGGTCATGAACATCACAACCCCGGGTAAGACTAAGGAGGCCGTGGTAGGCTACCAGGCATTCCTCACCACCACCTTCGCAGATGCCTCCTTCCAGTCCTGTAAAAATGTCAAGATCCCCGCCACTGGGAGCTTTGCCATCGCCACAATGTGTGGTCGATACGGCGCAAAGCTGTGCAACCCCCAGCACTGGTATGACTTCCAGGGAGACTCCAGTAATGGCCTGGCTCCACTGGACATCGACTTCAACCTAGTGAAAGAGGGTGACACTGCGGGACTGCCAGCAGGCGTGATTCCCTACAATGGGCGAGCTCTGAAGTGCAATGAGACCACACCGTCCGGGGGTGAGGTCTGCTCCTGCCAGGACTGCCAAGAGTCGTGCCCGAAGATGCCGCCGCCTCCGCTGCCCCCCGGCCCCTTCAGACTGCTGGGGACGGACGGCTTCCTCATAATTTCTATCATCTTATTCTGTCTCCTGATATTTGCCTTCCTTTTCTACCTGTCCGTCGCTTTCTGGATGAGGTCTCAGAAAAAGAAGGATGcggagaaaggaaagagaaaaagaaaaggcaaagacCAGAACAGTAACGATGTGACTCAGccagtcatccatccatcagagGTGACGTGTGCCGACAGAAACAGCCTGGCCGCTCAAGCTTTCCTGAGCTCAGAGTTTCAGCACTGGGGAACTCTCATGGCCACTTATCCCCTCACG GTGCTCCTGCTGTCGGCCGTAGTCGtggctgttttctctgctggcCTCAAGTCCCTTGAGCTCACCACTGACCCAGTCGAGCTGTGGTCTGCTCCCAACAGCCGAGCCCGCCAAGAGAAAGACTTCCACGACACATACTTTGACCCTTTCTTCAGGACCAACCAGCTGATCTTGACAGCACCGGGCAGAAAAGGCCACATATACGACTCTTTGATGTTTGGGCCGCAGAACTTCAGCGGGCTTATATCCAAAGATCTCGTCATTGAGCTGCTGGAGCTCCAGAAACAAATACAG AACATTGAGTTCTGGTCAGATGATCTGAACCGCACAGTGAGTCTGAAGGATATTTGTTTTGCGCCGCTGAACCCATCCAACCCGTCCCTAACGGACTGTGCAGTCAACAGCTTGCCACAGTACTTCCAGAACAGCCTCGACAACATTAACGCTAAGGTGAACATGACAGTGCTGGGACAGACCAAAGAGGTGGACTGGAGAGACCACTTAACCTACTGCCTCAA CTCCCCCCTGTCCTTCAGGGACACCACCGGTTTAGGTCTGAGCTGCATGGCAGATTACGGAGCTCCGGTCTTCCCCTTCCTGGCTGTGGGAGGCTACGAGA ATGATGACTTCACCAATGCTAAGGCTTTCATCCTGACCATCTCCCTTAACAACTATGCTCGCAACAACACCAAGTTCAAGCTGGCCATGCAGTGGGAGACAGAGTTTCTTAAAATTGTCCAGGACTACCAGAAAAACCCCGCCAACAACTTCACCTTCGCATACATGGCAGAG AGGTCTCTGGAGGACGAGATCAACCGGACAACAGCGGAGGATATCCCCATCTTCATGATCAGCTATGCTGTGATCTTTGTCTACATTGCTGTGGCACTGGGGGAATACTCATCATGGAAACGCATACTG GTGGACTCCAAGTTTCTGGTGGGTCTGGGTGGGATCCTGGTGGTGGGCTGTTCTGTTCTGGCCTCAATGGGCTTCTATTCCTGGATCGGCATCCCCTCCTCCCTGGTCATTCTGCAGGTCGTCCCTTTCCTGGTGCTCGCCGTCGGAGCTGACAACATCTTCATCTTTGTCCTGGAgtaccag AGAGATGTGCGGAGGcctggagagaagagagaggagcagattgGTCGTGTCCTTGGAAACGTGGCTCCCAGCATGCTCCTGTGCAGCCTCTCTGAGTCTGTCTGCTTCTTTCTAG GGGCCCTGTCCACCATGCCGGCGGTGAAGTCCTTCGCTCTGTACGCTGCTCTGGCCGTGCTCATGGACTTCATCCTCCAGATGACAGCTTTTGTGGCGCTGCTGTCCCTGGACGCCCGGCGCCAAGACAACAACCGCTGTGAGCTGTTTTGCTGTGTTAGGGTGTCAACTCAGCGCCCCAACAAACCAAATGAGGGCTTCCTGCTTCCCTTCATGAGGAAATACTACGCCCCTGTCCTACTGCACCGTTACACCAGAATCATAGTG ATGTTGGTCTTCATCTTCATGTTCTGTGGATCCTTATTCCTCATGTTTAATGTGACCGTGGGTCTGGATCAGGAGCTGGCTATGCCTAAG GGCTCTTATATGCTGGACTATTTCCAGTACCTGTACAAATACTTTGAAGTCGGAGCCCCCGTTTATTTCGTAACAAAAAAAGGCTTCAACTTCACCTCCGAGGAAGGCATGAATGCAGTGTGCTCCAGCGCGGGCTGCGATCAGTTCTCGCTAACCCAGAAGATCCAGTACGCCACCAACTACCCTCATCT ATCCTACTTGGGTATTTCGTCAAACTCTTGGGTGGATGATTTCATCGACTGGCTCAACCCTGGATCCAAATGTTGCCGTCTGTACACAATCGGCCCAAACACTGGAATGTTCTGTCCCGCAAACCAAT CTGGTTTTCTATGCAACCGCAAGTGTATGGCTATCCCTTCTGATGGCATCCTCAGGCCCGACGCGGAAGAGTTCAACCGCTTCCTCCCCGACTTCCTGGGTAACAGGCCTGACCTGCAATGCCCCAAAGG TGGCCTCGGTGCTTATGACAAAGCTGTGGTGAGAGATCAGAATGGAGAAATTATAG CCTCTCGGTTCATGGCTTACCACACACCTTTAACTAACTCCCAGGAGTTCACTGCTGCGCTGCAGAAGACCAGAGAGCTGGCCCACAACATCACCATGGGCATGAGGAACATATCAGGCACCTCACCTGACTTTGAAGTATTTCCCTATAC GGTGACCAACGTCTTTTACGAGCAGTACCTCACTATTGTGCCAGAGGGACTCTTTAACATCTCCCTGTGTCTGCTGCCAACCTTCGTGGtgtgctgcctgctgctgggcTTGGATCTGCGCTCCGGTCTGCTCAACctaatcaccatcatcatgatcATTGTGGATACCGTTGGCGTCATGACGCTGTGGAGCATCGATTATAACGCGGTGGCCCTTATCAATCTGGTCACG GCGGTGGGCATCTCGGTGGAGTTTGTGTCCCACATGACGAGATCCTTTGCTCTCAGCACTAAGCTCACGCATGTAGAAAGAGCTAAGGAGGCTACGGCCAACATGGGCAGCGCT GTGTTTGCTGGTGTTGCTATGACCAACTTGCCAGGCATCCTCGTGCTGGCGTTTGCCAAAGCACAACTCATCCAGATCTTCTTCTTCCGATTAAACCTGGTCATTACGCTTTTGGGGCTGGCTCATGGACTCATATTCCTCCCTGTGCTGCTCAGCTACTTTG GTCCCGGTGTGAATaaggctgtgctgctgcagctacagcaggCCAAACCAAAGGAGCTGGAGATGAGGAACAACACGAAACAGGTCTATGATAACTTGAGCTACGAAGGCAACGACACAAAACAGGACCCAGACTCAAGCTCCACAAAGGCGCCCACAGACGGCAGCAGACTGTCACACATGACAGGAAAccaagaggagaaagaggagagaatcGACCATTTCTAA